From Rutidosis leptorrhynchoides isolate AG116_Rl617_1_P2 chromosome 3, CSIRO_AGI_Rlap_v1, whole genome shotgun sequence, a single genomic window includes:
- the LOC139896738 gene encoding uncharacterized protein, with product MNKQDFMKLQTCVLRVNIQCACDGCKQKIKKLLNKVDGVYKTSIDLEQGKVTVSGNADPAALIKKLNKSGKHAELWGPQKGGNVLNNQFKNMVFDNKNQKGGGGKDKQKDGKGQQQMQVPIKGFKDIKLPNKDQKSVKFNLPPAGGGRFENEDEFDDDSFDDEDEFDDEYDDDEDDNFEEYEKKPNKMMGGPGMGGHGPHGPNVMMNGNGKHDKKGPGAGFEIPVQFKNKGGNNDNNNNAKNGKKGGGGGGGGGDGGKNSKDGGSGGGFGGFFGSKIGGALLGGGKKKSNGSGAKGGKKGGDGGFDKKGDGFDKKGDKKGGKHHEDGKLGGSNKQHEFMDISKPQNSGGGKNLGHNGGGGGPPRNVSQMMGGGGNPMMPQMGNYPMGQMGGGYPMGQMQSAHGLPMGYRGPGMDHGNPFQQQQMQQQQYQQQQYMQAMMMNQQRANMYPQMMYAQPPHGAYGPPMAAPVNDNMTHIFSDENTDSCSIM from the exons ATGAACAAACAAGACTTCATGAAGCTTCAG ACTTGTGTGCTCAGAGTTAATATACAGTGCGCTTGTGATGGTTGTAAACAGAAGATTAAAAAGCTCTTGAATAAAGTCGACG GAGTTTATAAAACAAGCATTGATTTAGAACAAGGGAAGGTCACGGTATCGGGAAATGCGGATCCCGCAGCGCTTATAAAGAAGCTTAACAAGTCCGGTAAACATGCCGAGTTGTGGGGACCACAAAAGGGTGGGAATGTGCTTAATAATCAGTTTAAGAACATGGTTTTCGATAACAAGAATCAGAAGGGTGGAGGGGGGAAAGATAAACAAAAGGACGGTAAAGGTCAACAGCAAATGCAAGTGCCAATTAAAGGGTTTAAAGATATTAAGCTACCGAATAAGGATCAGAAATCGGTTAAGTTTAATTTGCCACCAGCTGGTGGTGGTAGGTTTGAGAATGAGGATGAGTTTGATGATGATAGTTTTGATGATGAGGATGAGTTTGATgatgagtatgatgatgatgaagatgataattttGAAGAGTATGAGAAGAAGCCCAATAAAATGATGGGTGGTCCAGGAATGGGTGGGCATGGGCCTCATGGGCCCAATGTAATGATGAATGGTAATGGGAAACATGACAAAAAAGGACCAGGTGCAGGGTTTGAAATACCAGTACAGTTCAAGAACAAGGGtggaaataatgataataataataatgccaagAATGGTAAaaagggtggtggtggtggtggtggtggtggtgatggtggaaaAAATAGTAAAGACGGCGGAAGTGGTGGTGGATTTGGAGGGTTTTTCGGTAGTAAGATTGGTGGGGCCCTTCTTGGTGGTGGTAAGAAGAAGAGTAATGGGTCAGGTGCTAAAGGCGGAAAGAAAGGTGGGGATGGCGGTTTTGACAAAAAAGGTGACGGTTTTGACAAGAAGGGTGACAAAAAAGGCGGGAAACATCACGAAGACGGGAAATTAGGTGGTAGCAATAAGCAACATGAGTTTATGGATATCAGCAAGCCTCAAAACAGCGGTGGTGGGAAGAATTTGGGTCATAATGGTGGTGGCGGTGGCCCGCCTCGTAATGTGAGTCAGATGATGGGCGGTGGTGGTAACCCAATGATGCCACAAATGGGGAACTACCCAATGGGTCAAATGGGCGGAGGTTACCCAATGGGTCAAATGCAATCCGCACATGGCTTGCCAATGGGTTACCGAGGTCCAGGAATGGACCATGGTAACCCGTTCCAGCAACAACAGATGCAGCAACAACAGTATCAACAACAACAGTATATGCAAGCGATGATGATGAATCAACAACGGGCGAATATGTACCCGCAGATGATGTATGCGCAGCCACCGCATGGTGCTTACGGGCCTCCAATGGCAGCTCCAGTTAACGATAATATGACACATATTTTCAGCGACGAGAACACAGATAGTTGTAGTATCATGTAG
- the LOC139896737 gene encoding signal peptidase complex subunit 3A-like produces MHSFGYRANGVLTFSIMLLAVICTLASLSDYLNSISPTASVKILNVNRFGKKSTGDDEVAVTLDISADLQSLFTWNTKQVFVFLAAEYSTPKNSLNQVSLWDGILPAKEDAKFSIRTKNKYRFIDQGSNLRGRDFNLTLHWHVMPKTGKMFADKLVLPGFRLPESYR; encoded by the exons ATGCATTCGTTCGGTTACAGAGCCAATGGAGTCCTCACCTTTTCTATTATGCTTCTGGCTGTCATCTGCACTTTAGCTTCACTCTCTGATTATTTAAACTCCATTTCTCCAACAGCTTCTGTTAAG ATCTTGAATGTGAATCGATTTGGGAAGAAGTCCACCGGAGATGACGAG GTCGCAGTCACACTAGATATATCTGCTGACTTACAGTCACTGTTTACATGGAATACCAAgcag GTCTTTGTATTTTTAGCTGCTGAGTACAGTACTCCGAAGAATTCCCTGAATCAG GTTTCACTGTGGGATGGTATCTTACCGGCTAAAGAAGATGCAAAGTTTTCTATAAGAACTAAGAACAAATACAGGTTCATTGATCAG GGAAGCAACCTTAGAGGGAGAGATTTTAACTTGACTTTGCATTGGCATGTGATGCCAAAGACGGGTAAGATGTTTGCAGATAAACTAGTCCTGCCAGGTTTTCGCTTGCCTGAGTCATACAGATAA